A genomic stretch from Leishmania infantum JPCM5 genome chromosome 25 includes:
- a CDS encoding putative electron transfer flavoprotein has product MFRTIPNYLKVAVCVKRVVDYTVKVRVKDNKVQTANSKMSVNPFDEIAIEEAIQLKEKKIADEVVAITIGGKKAEEVLRTAMALGCDKAVHVVIPDTAVDSVEPLAVAQILQKLHEEIMPDIWVLGKQAVDGDFGCTPQLLAGLLDVPQGTFASKVEVKDKKVTVTREVDAGRQVVELSMPCVLAADLRLNTPRFPKLPNIMKARKKPIDTKDVKALGVDITPRLSTETVTEPAARKAGVKVKTVDEFYDKLHAAKVL; this is encoded by the coding sequence ATGTTCCGCACGATCCCGAACTACCTCAAGGTTGCGGTGTGCGTAAAGCGCGTCGTGGACTACACTGTCAAGGTACGCGTGAAGGACAACAAGGTGCAGACGGCCAACTCAAAAATGAGCGTGAACCCCTTCGACGAAATCGCGATTGAGGAGGCGATTCAGCTCAAGGAGAAGAAAATTGCAGATGAGGTGGTGGCCATCACGATTGGTGGCAAGAAGGCGGAGGAAGTGCTGCGCACAGCCATGGCCCTTGGGTGTGATAAGGCCGTGCACGTTGTCATCCCGGACACCGCAGTGGACTCCGTGGAAccgctggcggtggctcAGATACTTCAAAAGCTGCACGAGGAGATCATGCCGGATATTTGGGTGCTGGGCAAACAGGCCGTTGACGGTGACTTCGGGTGTACCCCGCAGTTGCTTGCCGGGCTGTTAGATGTCCCGCAGGGCACCTTTGCTTCCAAGGTGGAGGTGAAGGATAAGAAGGTTACTGTGACGCGTGAGGTAGACGCCGGCCGGCAGGTCGTAGAGCTCTCGATGCCGTGCGTTCTGGCGGCAGATCTACGCCTCAATACACCTCGCTTCCCGAAGCTGCCAAACATCATGAAGGCGCGAAAGAAGCCGATCGACACGAAGGATGTGAAGGCACTTGGCGTGGACATCACACCTCGCCTCTCAACGGAGACTGTGACCGAACCCGCCGCCCGCAAGGCCGGCGTTAAGGTGAAGACGGTGGACGAGTTCTACGACAAGCTGCACGCGGCAAAGGTACTCTAG